One Vitis vinifera cultivar Pinot Noir 40024 chromosome 8, ASM3070453v1 genomic window carries:
- the LOC100260668 gene encoding uncharacterized protein LOC100260668: protein MQARLMVGPSSINGGGLISAAAKGMILLVDPRTRSHGHGRTAKCRCRAAINGDQDHYAVLGLSRAASSVDIKRAYRLLARKYHPDVSKDSQAGEVFKSIRLAYEILSNEATRSQYDRALRFQEHTGWPWRGSQNYNHEFEDRIRTYRWADLRRKMQRERYWERYNANGQNFSAYSETDEIFEEETPDEERGPFTEVLRSAFLSLFLMQTFGSQIALTFTALMAFVDRKLDAGYKLGYLIAWILGGRGGILLTLCLSFASWVCGKTSSSVVTLVVVAMWVGSNLARYAPLPQGALLTLLYMSIKLQVDLN, encoded by the exons ATGCAGGCACGCCTTATGGTGGGACCCAGTTCCATCAACGGCGGTGGTTTGATCTCCGCCGCCGCCAAGGGGATGATCCTCTTGGTGGACCCGCGAACGCGGTCCCATGGTCATGGCCGTACAGCTAAGTGCCGGTGTCGGGCCGCAATCAACGGCGATCAGGACCACTACGCCGTGCTCGGACTTTCTCGGGCCGCTTCATCCGTCGACATAAAAAGGGCTTATCGCCTTCTTGCTCGAAAG TATCATCCTGATGTTAGCAAGGATTCACAAGCTGGTGAGGTGTTTAAAAGCATACGTCTTGCATATGAA ATACTATCAAATGAAGCAACAAGATCTCAGTATGATCGAGCACTTAGATTTCAAGAGCATACTGGTTGGCCATGGAGAGGGAGCCAGAACTACAACCATGAATTTGAAGATAGGATAAGAACCTACAGATGGGCTGATCTGAGGCGGAAAATGCAACGTGAGAGATATTGGGAACGATATAATGCCAATGGGCAGAATTTTTCTGCTTACAGTGAAACAGATGAGATTTTTGAGGAAGAAACCCCTGATGAAGAGAGAGGCCCCTTCACTGAAGTGCTTAGATCTGCtttcctctctctgtttttaatGCAGACATTTGGTTCCCAAATAGCTCTCACATTTACTGCTCTGATGGCTTTTGTGGACAGGAAGTTGGATGCTGGATATAAGCTAGGTTATTTAATTGCATGGATTTTAGGAGGGAGAGGTGGCATATTGCTTACTTTGTGCCTCTCATTTGCCAGTTGGGTTTGTGGAAAAACCAGCAGCAGTGTAGTCACTCTAGTGGTGGTAGCCATGTGGGTTGGCTCAAATCTTGCAAGATATGCTCCACTTCCTCAAGGTGCACTTCTTACACTATTGTACATGTCTATTAAACTACAAGTAGATCTAAACTAA
- the LOC100255598 gene encoding uncharacterized protein LOC100255598 yields the protein MCPLRFILVFLSAVLAGYFAWSTVRSSQENALVSEDSCPQTTSSSSKDKQELNFKTMVADGFWVFVDMASGRYLWRNLKGKCHEDVKNS from the exons ATGTGTCCTCTAAGGTTCATATTGGTGTTCTTGTCAGCGGTATTGGCAGGGTATTTTGCATGGAGTACAGTTCGTTCATCTCAGGAAAATGCTCTGGTTTCTGAAGATTCATGCCCACAAactacatcatcatcatctaagGATAAACAAGAACTCAACTTCAAAACG atggTTGCAGATGGGTTCTGGGTATTTGTTGACATGGCCAGTGGGAGGTACCTGTGGAGGAATCTGAAGGGGAAGTGTCATGAGGATGTGAAGAACTCTTAG
- the GDHB gene encoding GDHB glutamate dehydrogenase isoform X1, whose amino-acid sequence MNALVATNRNFKLAARLLGLDSKLEKSLLIPFREIKVECTIPKDDGTLASFVGFRVQHDNARGPMKGGIRYHPEVDPDEVNALAQLMTWKTAVANIPYGGAKGGIGCNPGELSLSELERLTRVFTQKIHDLIGVSTDVPAPDMGTNPQTMAWILDEYSKFHGYSPAVVTGKPIDLGGSLGRDAATGRGVLFATEALLHEHGKSIAGQRFVIQGFGNVGSWAAQLISEHGGKIVAVSDITGAIKNSKGIDIPSLLKHSVEHRGVKGFNGADPIDPKSILVEDCDVLIPAALGGVINRENANEIKAKFIIEAANHPTDPEADEILSKKGVVILPDIYANSGGVTVSYFEWVQNIQGFMWDEEKVNNELRTYMTRGFKDVKEMCRTHNCDLRMGAFTLGVNRVARATVLRGWEA is encoded by the exons ATGAATGCATTGGTGGCAACCAACCGAAACTTTAAGCTGGCAGCTCGCCTTTTGGGGTTGGACTCAAAGCTTGAAAAGAGTTTACTCATCCCGTTTAGGGAAATCAAG GTTGAGTGCACCATACCCAAAGACGATGGTACTTTGGCATCATTTGTTGGATTCAGGGTTCAACATGACAATGCTAGAGGCCCCATGAAGGGAGGGATCAGATACCACCCAGAG GTTGACCCAGATGAGGTAAATGCTTTGGCACAACTAATGACGTGGAAGACAGCAGTAGCAAATATTCCATACGGTGGGGCCAAAGGAGGGATAGGATGTAATCCAGGGGAGCTAAGCTTGTCTGAGCTAGAACGACTGACAAGAGTCTTCACCCAAAAGATACATGATCTAATTGGGGTCTCCACAGATGTTCCAGCACCTGATATGGGAACAAACCCACAG ACCATGGCATGGATACTAGATGAGTACTCGAAATTTCATGGCTACTCACCTGCTGTGGTGACTGGAAAGCCTATT GATCTCGGTGGATCTCTGGGCAGAGATGCAGCTACAGGAAGGGGAGTACTCTTTGCAACAGAGGCCCTTCTTCATGAACATGGGAAGAGCATTGCCGGACAACGGTTTGTCATACAG GGGTTTGGGAATGTGGGTTCTTGGGCTGCCCAACTCATCAGTGAACACGGTGGAAAGATTGTTGCTGTAAGTGACATCACTGGAGCCATTAAGAATAGCAAAGGAATTGACATTCCAAGCCTCCTCAAGCATTCTGTGGAACACCGTGGAGTCAAAGGTTTCAATGGGGCAGATCCAATAGATCCAAAGTCAATATTGGTTGAAGATTGTGACGTCCTCATCCCAGCAGCCCTTGGGGGTGTGATCAACAG GGAAAATgcaaatgaaattaaagccaaatttattattgaagcAGCCAACCATCCTACAGACCCTGAAGCAGATGAG ATCCTATCAAAGAAAGGTGTTGTCATTCTTCCAGACATATATGCAAACTCGGGGGGAGTCACTGTCAGTTATTTTGAGTGGGTTCAG AACATTCAAGGTTTCATGTGGGATGAGGAGAAAGTAAACAATGAACTGCGGACGTACATGACCAGAGGGTTCAAAGATGTGAAGGAGATGTGCAGAACCCACAATTGCGATCTGCGCATGGGAGCATTCACCCTTGGAGTTAATCGTGTTGCCAGGGCAACCGTCCTTAGGGGTTGGGAAGCCTAA
- the GDHB gene encoding GDHB glutamate dehydrogenase (The RefSeq protein has 4 substitutions, 2 frameshifts compared to this genomic sequence), translating into MNALAATNRNFKLAARLLGLDSKLEKSLLIPFREIKVECTIPKDDGTLASFVGFRVQHDQWRGPMKGGIRYQPEVDPDEVNALAQLMTWKTAVANIPYGGAKGGIGCNPGELSLSELERLTRVFTQKIHDLIGVSTDVPAPDMGTNPQTMAWILDEYSKFHGYSPAVVTGKPIDLGGSLGRDAATGRGVLFATEALLHEHGKSIAGQRFVIQGFGNVGSWAAQLISEHGGKIVAVSDITGAIKNSKGIDIPSLLKHSVEHRGVKGFNGADPIDPKSILVEDCDVLIPAALGGVINRENANEIKAKFIIEAANHPTDPEADEILSKKGVIILPDIYANSGGVTVSYFEWVQNIQGFMWDEEKVNNELRTYMTRGFKDVKEMCRTHNCDLRMGAFTLGVNRVARATVLRGWEA; encoded by the exons ATGAATGCATTGGTGGCAACCAACCGAAACTTTAAGCTGGCAGCTCGCCTTTTGGGGTTGGACTCAAAGCTTGAAAAGAGTTTACTCATCCCGTTTAGGGAAATCAAG GTTGAGTGCACCATACCCAAAGACGATGGTACTTTGGCATCATTTGTTGGATTCAGGGTTCAACATGACAATGCTAGAGGCCCCATGAAGGGAGGGATCAGATACCACCCAGAG GTTGACCCAGATGAGGTAAATGCTTTGGCACAACTAATGACGTGGAAGACAGCAGTAGCAAATATTCCATACGGTGGGGCCAAAGGAGGGATAGGATGTAATCCAGGGGAGCTAAGCTTGTCTGAGCTAGAACGACTGACAAGAGTCTTCACCCAAAAGATACATGATCTAATTGGGGTCTCCACAGATGTTCCAGCACCTGATATGGGAACAAACCCACAG ACCATGGCATGGATACTAGATGAGTACTCGAAATTTCATGGCTACTCACCTGCTGTGGTGACTGGAAAGCCTATT GATCTCGGTGGATCTCTGGGCAGAGATGCAGCTACAGGAAGGGGAGTACTCTTTGCAACAGAGGCCCTTCTTCATGAACATGGGAAGAGCATTGCCGGACAACGGTTTGTCATACAG GGGTTTGGGAATGTGGGTTCTTGGGCTGCCCAACTCATCAGTGAACACGGTGGAAAGATTGTTGCTGTAAGTGACATCACTGGAGCCATTAAGAATAGCAAAGGAATTGACATTCCAAGCCTCCTCAAGCATTCTGTGGAACACCGTGGAGTCAAAGGTTTCAATGGGGCAGATCCAATAGATCCAAAGTCAATATTGGTTGAAGATTGTGACGTCCTCATCCCAGCAGCCCTTGGGGGTGTGATCAACAG GGAAAATgcaaatgaaattaaagccaaatttattattgaagcAGCCAACCATCCTACAGACCCTGAAGCAGATGAG ATCCTATCAAAGAAAGGTGTTGTCATTCTTCCAGACATATATGCAAACTCGGGGGGAGTCACTGTCAGTTATTTTGAGTGGGTTCAG AACATTCAAGGTTTCATGTGGGATGAGGAGAAAGTAAACAATGAACTGCGGACGTACATGACCAGAGGGTTCAAAGATGTGAAGGAGATGTGCAGAACCCACAATTGCGATCTGCGCATGGGAGCATTCACCCTTGGAGTTAATCGTGTTGCCAGGGCAACCGTCCTTAGGGGTTGGGAAGCCTAA
- the LOC100245323 gene encoding putative H/ACA ribonucleoprotein complex subunit 1-like protein 1 — protein MRPPRGRGGGFRGRDGGRGGRFGGGRFGGGRGGFRDEGPPSEVVEVSTFLHACEGDAVTRLTNAKIPYFNAPIYLQNKTQIGKVDEIFGPINESYFSIKMMEGIVATSYSSGDKFFIDPAKLLPLERFLPQPKGHPQAAFRGGRGGGRGGGRGGGRGGGGFRGRGGPRGGRGPPRGGRGGGFRGRGRS, from the exons ATGAGACCTCCAAGAGGGAGAGGCGGTGGTTTCAGGGGCCGAGACGGGGGTAGGGGTGGTCGCTTCGGTGGTGGCCGCTTCGGTGGTGGCCGCGGTGGATTTCGCGATGAAGGCCCCCCTTCCGAAGTCGTAG AGGTTTCCACATTCCTACATGCTTGTGAGGGTGATGCAGTGACAAGGCTCACAAATGCGAAGATACCCTACTTTAATGCTCCAATTTATCTGCAGAACAAGACCCAGATAGGGAAAGTTGATGAAATCTTCGGCCCCATCAATGAGTCT TATTTCTCTATTAAAATGATGGAAGGGATCGTGGCCACTTCATATTCATCCGGTGATAAGTTCTTCATTGATCCTGCCAAGCTTTTGCCCTTGGAGAGATTTCTTCCCCAACCCAA GGGACATCCACAAGCTGCTTTTAGGGGTGGTCGCGGTGGAGGCAGAGGTGGTGGTAGGGGTGGTGGCCGTGGAGGTGGTGGCTTTCGAGGAAGGGGTGGACCTAGGGGTGGCAGAGGTCCTCCTAGAGGTGGTCGTGGTGGTGGCTTCAGAGGCAGAGGGAGATCATAG